The genomic region GACGGCGTGCCGGAGATGCTGGCGGAGGTGCAGGTGGAGGGCACCTTCCCGGACGGCACCAAGCTCGTGACGGTGCACCACCCGGTGGTGGCGGAGCACGGGGACCTGGCGTTGGCGCTCTACGGCAGCTTCCTGCCGGTGCCTCCGCTGGAGCGCTTCACCGTGCCCGCTGCGTCGCCGGAAGGGCCACCCGGACTCGTGCGCGCGGCGGAAGGCACGCTGGAGCTCAACGCGGGCCGCGAGGCCATCACCCTGCGCGTCACGCACCGGGGCGACCGGCCCATCCAGGTGGGCAGCCACTACGCGTTCGCGGAGACGAACCGCGCGCTGGTGTTCGACCGGGGCCGCGCCTACGGCCACCGGCTGGACATCCCCGCGGGCACGGCGGTGCGCTTCGAGCCCGGCGAGGTGAAGACGGTGTCGCTGGTCCCCATCGCGGGCGAACAGGTGGTGCGCGGCGGCAACGCGCTGGGCAGCGGCAAGGTGTCCGATGAAGGCCGTGAGCGCTTGCTCGCGGCGGTGCGCGCGCAGGGCTTCGGTCACGAGGAAGAGACCCCCGAGGAGGACCGCTCATGAGCCGCAAGCTGGACAGGCGCCACTACGCGGACATGTTCGGTCCCACCACGGGGGACCGGGTGCGGCTGGGAGACACGGGCCTGTGGCTCCAGGTGGAGCGCGACGCCACCGTCTACGGTGACGAGTGCAAGTTCGGCGGCGGCAAGGTGCTGCGCGAAGGCATGGGCCAGCGCGCGGGCACAGGCGACGCGGACGCGCTCGACTGCGTCATCACCAACGCGCTCGTGGTGGACTGGACGGGCATCTTCAAGGCGGACGTGGGCATCAAGGCCGGGCGCATCTCCGCCATTGGCAAGGCGGGCAACCCGGACGTCATGGCGGGCGTCACGCCGGGCATGGTGGTGGGCGTCACCACGGAGGTCATCGCCGGTGAAGGGCTCATCCTCACCGCGGGCGGCCTGGATACACATATCC from Corallococcus exiguus harbors:
- a CDS encoding urease subunit gamma, which gives rise to MHLSPRDVDKLLLHQAGVVAQRRLARGLRLNYPEAVALIATQLLEFIRDGRSVAELMDLGRRFLGRAQVMDGVPEMLAEVQVEGTFPDGTKLVTVHHPVVAEHGDLALALYGSFLPVPPLERFTVPAASPEGPPGLVRAAEGTLELNAGREAITLRVTHRGDRPIQVGSHYAFAETNRALVFDRGRAYGHRLDIPAGTAVRFEPGEVKTVSLVPIAGEQVVRGGNALGSGKVSDEGRERLLAAVRAQGFGHEEETPEEDRS